The sequence below is a genomic window from Streptomyces sp. V1I1.
TGGTCCACGAAATGGACCGCACATCCCAGATTCGCGGCCCCGCCGTCCGCATATTTGTCGTCGCCGACCATCAGGACCTCGCCCGGGTCCTTGCCCAGCGCCTCACAGGCCGAGCGGAAGAGGCGTACGTCGGGCTTCTGCACGCCGTGCTCGAACGACAGGGCATACGCGTCCACCCAGCCATCCAGGCCGTGGGCGCGGAAGACCGGCCGCAGGTCCCAGCCGATGTTGCTGACCACGGCGATGCCAACCCCCCGCTCCCGCAGCGTGCGCAGCACGTCGCCGGCGTCGGGGTACGGGCGCCAGGCGTCGGGCGTCATATGGCGTTCGTAGAGCGCGTCGTACAGACCCGGGTCCGGAAGCTCCACCTGGCGGGCGAGACCGGTGTACGCGGCACGGTGCCGTTCCGCGCTCTCGTCGCGGGTCTCCCACAGATCGGCGAGACCTGGTGGCATCCGCTGTGGCGACGAGCCGCCGGGGAGTGCCCCGGCCGCCGCCAACTGCCCGGCGTACCGGGCCAGTTCGGCCTCGGGGAGACTGCTGCCCCGTGCGTCGAGTACCGCGCGAAGCCAGTCCCGCGCGGGCTCGATGCGAAACAGCGTTCCTGAGAAGTCGAAGAGCACACCCTTGATCGCCATGACCGCGATCCTTCCGGGGTCAGCGCTGCCGGGACAAGACCACACGCTCGTACGCGGCGATCGAAAGCGCCGCCCAACAGGCGCCGAGCAGCCAGCCGCCCACCACGTCCGAGGGCCAGTGCACGCCAAGGTAGAGCCGGGTGAGGCCGACCCCGACGACGGAGACTACGGCGGCCGCGATGCTCCAGTGCCACAGCCGCCCCTCTCCTCCGTGCCGCCTGAGCAGCCACAGCAGCAGAGTGCAGCTGACCATGGCCGTCATCGCGTGGCCGGAGGGGAAGGCCGCGTAGTGCGCGGAGTCGACGGGATCCGGCCATTGCGGCCTCTCCCGGCCCACGGCGGACTTCAGCCCCTGCTGTACGAAGGTGCCCACCGCGCTCGTCACCGCGACCCACACCGCCAGCAGCCACTCCCGCAGCCACCACAGCCAAAGAACGGCCGCGGCCGTCAGCGCGCGCATCGTCCACGGGTCCCACACCCAGTCGGTGAGCACCAGGTTCACGCGGGTGAGCCCCGGCTCGGTCACCGCCCAGCCGTGCAGGCCGTCCGCGACCGTGCGGTCGAAGGAGACGAGGGGGGACCAGGAGACCGCGACCAGGGTCAGCAGCACCGCCGAGAGGGCGGCGAGCAGCGCGCCCGTACGGGCGGCGACGCCGACCCGGGTCTGCTCCGGCGGAGTGGGAGGCGCTGAGCGCGGGAAGTGCATGGGGGAGATCTTCGCCGCTCACCGGCTCATACGGCTATCCCAGCGCGCGCAGCGCGGGCACGAATGCCACCAGCAGGGGGATCACAGGCACCAGGGCGGCGGCCGCGGTCAGCCGCAGCCGGCGGCCCGCGGTCAGCCGCGGCACGGGTGTCAGCAGCCGGTTCACCCGCTGCGGCAGTTGGGCGTCCGGCGTGGGGCAGGGCCCGAACACGCCACGGTCCTCGTTGAGTTCGACCAGGGCCAGGGCGATCGTCAGCCGGCCGAAGCGCCTGGACGCGACGTCGTCGGCCGCCAGCTCGACGAGCCGGTGCATCTCGCCGCGGAACGCCGCGAACACCGGGATCTGCGGAAAGCCGTTGGCGAGCGCGGCGGAACAGTGCAGCAGCCAGTCGTGCCGTGCCTGCGCGTGCCCCTGCTCGTGCGCCAGTACGGCATCGAGTTGACGGCCCTTCAGGCGGCGCAACGCGGCCGTGGTGACGACCAGTTGGGGTGCCGCGCCCGGCAGCCACCAGACGTCGGGCCGCACGCCCTCCAGGACGACCAGAGGTTCGCTGCCCGGCTCCTCGCCCGGCATCAGAGGGGCACGCACCAGAAGCTCTGTGCGCCGCCGCTTCCCCCGGACACGGGCCCAATGGATCTCGCGGGTGAGCATCGCGCCGGTCCACAGGCCCCCGCAGGCCAGGACAACGGCGAGGACGGCGGACCACGGGTCGTTCGCGCCGAGGGCGTACGCCTCCACCACCCCGTGCGGCGCGGGCGCGAAGACATGACCCCGCACAAGCTGCCAGGCCGCCGCCGCGCTGAACGTCATGGAGAGCGCGAAGCACAGCAGTACGGCCGCGACCACGCACTGCCAGACCCACAGTGCCACCACGGGCTCGCGCTCCGGCCAGTCGGCACGCGACACAAGTCGCGGGGCCACGACGGCGGCCAGTGCTCCGAGGAGCAGCAGCACGAGGGAGACCAACATGCTGTCAGCCTATGAGCGCGGGGCTACTTGCGGGTATGGCCTCGCGCTCCAAGTGACGTACGACACGGTTTCGGTGCCACCCGCCCGTAGACGGCTCAGAGAGCGAGCAGCATCGCCAGCATGGCGAGGCCCATGGCGAGCCGGCAGGCCGGCGCCAGCTCGGGCCGTGCGCTCCAGGAGACCGTCGCCGCACCGCCCGGGGGGGACGGCACAGGCATTAAGCGGACGCCGGAGCGCAGCACGTACACGGCATAGTACACCAGCAGCCCGCCGGTGAGCAGGGGGATTCCGGCGGCCGCATGCCCGGGGTGGCCGGCGCCGGACGTCATCGCCACCGCCATGTAGACCATCGCGAGGGAACCCACGACGTGATGCAGATGGTGAGCGCCGCGGCGGGCCGGCCACAGGGCGCGCAGCGCCGCCGCCCCGAAGACCACCGCGTACACCACCCAGCCCCAACTGGGCGGCGCGAACACGGCGGCGGGCACCGCCATCGCCGCCATTCCCCACCCCATCAGGGCTTCGCCGCCGGCCGCCTCGCGTGCCTCGCCGGAACAACTGCGCATCCGTACCAGGCAGTACGCGCCGGTCCCCCCGCACAGCGCGACGAGCAGCCAGCCGGACATGGCCGGTCCGTGCACGGCGCACCTCCCCCTTCGACGGTTCAAAGAGTCGATGCCCGGCGGCTCGGGGGCCTACGCGAGCGCACGGAGGTGCACGGAGGTGCATGGGGAGCACAGCGCGGCAGTCCGGCCCGCCCCGGACGCCCTGTGGCGGCTCAGGGGCGGTACCGCAGCGGATGATCGGCCGGCACTTCGACGATCGCGATCCGGTGGCCGTCCGGGTCGGCGATCCACATCTCGATCAGCCCCCACGGCTCGCGCCTGGGCGGCCGCAGCATCTCGACGTCCCGCGCCGACAGCTCGGCGTGGACCGCGGCCGCGTCCTCGACCTGGAGCCACAGCTCGGGACCGGTCGCGGCCGGGGCCTTTGAGCGCCCTGACACTTCCAGAAACCCGCCGCCCAGGAAGTAGACCGTGCCCCGCTCGGGACCAGTGCCGAATTCGCGGTAGACGGGGAGGCCGAGTGTCTGCCCGTAGAACCGCCGCGACCGCTCGGGGTCGGTCGGGCGCAGCAGGATCCGGCTGCTCAGCACATGCACCATGGGCAAACCCTAGGGCGCGGAGGCACGGGTTAGTCTCGGGACACCTGTACACCGTCGAGATGGGAGTGCCCCTCAATGGACACCGCACCGGCCCGGGACTCCGGCGAGCTCACCTACCGTGACGCGATCGAGGCCGATGTGCCCGCGCTCGTCCCGCTGATCGAGTCCGCGTACCGAGGCGATGCGAGCCGCACCGGCTGGACCACCGAGGCGGACATTCTCGACGGACAGCGCACCGACCCGGAAGGCGTCCTGGAGGTCATCAATGCCGCCGGCAGCACCCTCCTCATAGTGGAGCGTGACGGCGAGCCGATCGCCTGCTGCCAGCTGGAGCACCGCGGTGAGTCCGTGTACTTCGGCATGTTCGCCGTCCGCCCCGAGCTGCAGGGCGGAGGCCTCGGCCGCCGGATCATCACGGAGGCGGAGCGCACCGCGCGCGAGCGCTGGGGTGCGCGCGAGATGCACATGACCGTTATCTCGGTACGGGACGAGCTGATCGCCTGGTACGAGCGCCGCGGCTATCGCCGTACGGGAAAGCTGAGCCCCTTCCCGTACGGCGACGAGCGCTTCGGCATCCCGCAGCGCGACGATCTCGCCTTCGAGCTGCTGGTGAAGGAACTGTCCTAGGAGGACGGACCCGCGAACAGGGACCCGCGAACAGGGACCCGCGAACAGGGACCCGCGAACAGGGACCCGCGAACAGGGACCCGCGAACACGGTCCCGAGAACAGGGTCCTCAGGCCGTGAACCGGCCGGTGCGCCGGATCTCGGGGAAGTCGGTGGTCGCGCCGTCGAGTTCGAGGGCGCGCACCAGCCGCAGATGCTCCTGGGTGTTCACCACCCAGCCGATCACCTGAAGGCCTTCGCCGTGCGCGTGCTCGACGGTCTCCAGGGTCAGCCTGCGGATGTTCAGCGCGAGGGAGGCGGCGCCCACCGCCTTGGCACGGTCCACGACGTCGGCGCCCCAGCGGCCGGCGATGAGCACCGTCCGTACACCGGGCACCAGACCCGCGATCTCGGCGACCGCGTCGTCGTGGAAAGACGACACCTCGACGCGGTGCACGAGATCGCGGCTGAGCATCACCTCGGCCAGTGCCCGGGCCGCGGCCACGTCCTTGATCTCCGCCTGGAGCGGTGCCCGCACGGCGTCGAGTACCTCCTCGAAGACCGGCACCCGCTCGCCGCTGCCCGCGTCGAGCTCCCGCAGCTCGGCGAGGGTCTTGTCGGCGATCGGACCCTTTCCGTCGGTCGTACGGTCCACGTCGGCGTCGTGCATGACGGCGAGCGCGCCGTCCTTGGTGAGATGCAGATCCAGTTCGATGGCGTCCATTCCGGCCTGTTCGGCGCGGACGAAGGAGCGCAGGGTGTTCTCCGGCTCGACGCCCATGACCCCGCGATGACCGATGGTGAGGAAAGTCAAGATTTTCTCGCTTCCGTCGACGGCGGCTCCCGCGAGGCGCATCCCGGCAGCCGCGCGGCAATCACGCAGCCTAACGGCCCGCCTCCGCGATGGGACCGGTCTCGCGAGGGGGAGTGGAGTGGTCCGCTCTGGCCCCCGCGATCCCCAGGACGAAACCGGTGATGAGGGCTGCGACAAGGACGGCACGGGTACTCACGCGGTAAGGCTCCGGGAGAGGTGGGCGAGAGGGCGGACCCCTCGTCCTACCCATGGCGGGCCGCCCGCAGCCGGCCGCGTCACCCGCCCGTGGGCGCGTCCTGTGCGGCTTGACGCGAGGTCGCGCTCAGCCGACGGGGTGGTCGAAGCAATCGCCCGAACGACCCGCGGCCGCAAAACTTTCGGTGATCATGGGGTGAGTCAGGATAATCTCCCAAGGTCCCACTTGTACGGGAGAACCACACACAGATACGGTGTCTTGACGCGAGGTTCTCCTGTGAAGGAAGTGACATGACGGAAATTCTTGTGCAGACCGCTGCCCCAGAGGGCATATCCCAAACCGCCCGGGTGATCGACCACCCGGCATGGCCGACGCTCAAGAATGCCGTCGAGGAGATCCGCCCCTGGCAGTCCAAGGACGGCTCCATCGACTTCGACGCCGAGGGCGCCCCCGCCCGCGTCTCTGCCGAAGCCGCGCTCGACCGCGTGATCGACGCCGTGGAGGAGCTCGCCCCGCTGCTCCCGCACGACGCCGCATACCACCGCGCGCTCGTCGCGGATCTGCACAAGTGGGCCGACAGCGGCTTCGACGTCCCCGACTTCCTGGACTCGCTGCTCGCCTTCCAGCCCGCCGCCACACGCGCCGACGGTCTGCAGCACCTGGTCCTCTTCCCCATGTACACGCAGAACGGCAACCCGGACCGCAACCTCGAAGCGGTCGTGCTGCGCATGGTCTGGCCCGAGTGGCTCGCCGAGCTGGAGCGCACCCGCTACGACAACCCCCTCTTCTGCGGCATCACCTTCGAGGGCTTCACCGCGGGCTACGACACCAACTCCGCGGTCCTCTTCCCGGAGACCATCGCCGTGCGCGAAGCCCCCGAGCGATTCACCTGGGGCGGCATCTTCTGCGACCGCGAGGCCGCCCGTTTTCGCGCCGTCACCACGGAGGCCGTACGCATCCTCGGCCTCGAACTCCCTGACGACATCCGGGAGATGATCGGCGACCAGTCGCGCTGCGAGCAGGCCTTCGTACTCTGGGACATGGTCCACGACCGCACCCACAGCCACGGCGACCTGCCCTTCGACCCGTTCATGATCAAGCAGCGCCAGCCGTTCTGGATGTACGGCCTGGAGGAGCTGCGCTGCGACCTCACCGCCTTCAAGGAGGCCGTGAAGCTGGAGGCCGAAGGCAACCAGCACGGCCGTGATGTGCAGTACGCGGTGCTGTTCGACCGGATGTTCCGCTTCCCGGTCACGGGTGACCGGGTGCGCAACTACGACGGGCTCGGCGGCCAGCTGCTCTTTGCGTACCTCCACAAGCACGATGTGGTGCGCTGGACCGACAACACCCTGAAGATCGACTGGGAGCGCGCGCCGCAGGTCACCAACCAGCTCTGCGCCGAGATCGAGAAGCTCTACCGCGACGGCATCGACCGCCCCAAGCTGGTCCACTGGTTCGCCGCGTACGACCTGGTCTCGAGCTACCTCGCACCGCACCCCGGCTCGCGCTGGGCCAAGGGCCCGGACGCCCTCGATCTGTCACAGCCTCCGCGCAAGCTCGTCGACGACGTGCTTCCTGACGAGTTTCCGCTCAGCATGTTCTATGAGGCGCTCTCCAAGAAGCTGAAGTCCGTGATCGCCTCCACCAAGGGGATCACCGCGGAGACTGCTGAGCGGGTGGCTGCGTGAGCTCTCGTACGGAGGAGACTGGGACCATGAACGGAAACAGCAGCAGTCGGCTGGAGGGCGCCGTGGTCGCGGTCGCCGGAGCGGCGGGCCCGGCGGGCCGGGCCGCCCTGCTGCGGCTGGCCGAGGCCGGTGCGACAGTCGTGGCCTCCGACGCGGATCCCGGGCGGCTGGCCGAGGCCGTCGACGCCGCTCGGTACGCGCACGGCGGCGCGACCGTCACCGGGGACACCGTCGACCTGCTCGATCTGAACGCCACCCGGGAGTGGGCGGACAAGACCGAGAAGGAGTTCGGCAGGATCGACGGTCTGGTCCATCTCGTCGGCGGCTGGCGCGGCGGCGCCACCTTCGCCGAGACCGACCTCGCCGACTGGCAGCTCCTCGAGAAGCTGCTGATCCGCACGGTCCAGCACACCTCGCTCGCCTTCCACG
It includes:
- a CDS encoding HAD family hydrolase, encoding MAIKGVLFDFSGTLFRIEPARDWLRAVLDARGSSLPEAELARYAGQLAAAGALPGGSSPQRMPPGLADLWETRDESAERHRAAYTGLARQVELPDPGLYDALYERHMTPDAWRPYPDAGDVLRTLRERGVGIAVVSNIGWDLRPVFRAHGLDGWVDAYALSFEHGVQKPDVRLFRSACEALGKDPGEVLMVGDDKYADGGAANLGCAVHFVDHLPVEDRPAGLRPVLGLID
- a CDS encoding DUF6421 family protein, with the protein product MTEILVQTAAPEGISQTARVIDHPAWPTLKNAVEEIRPWQSKDGSIDFDAEGAPARVSAEAALDRVIDAVEELAPLLPHDAAYHRALVADLHKWADSGFDVPDFLDSLLAFQPAATRADGLQHLVLFPMYTQNGNPDRNLEAVVLRMVWPEWLAELERTRYDNPLFCGITFEGFTAGYDTNSAVLFPETIAVREAPERFTWGGIFCDREAARFRAVTTEAVRILGLELPDDIREMIGDQSRCEQAFVLWDMVHDRTHSHGDLPFDPFMIKQRQPFWMYGLEELRCDLTAFKEAVKLEAEGNQHGRDVQYAVLFDRMFRFPVTGDRVRNYDGLGGQLLFAYLHKHDVVRWTDNTLKIDWERAPQVTNQLCAEIEKLYRDGIDRPKLVHWFAAYDLVSSYLAPHPGSRWAKGPDALDLSQPPRKLVDDVLPDEFPLSMFYEALSKKLKSVIASTKGITAETAERVAA
- a CDS encoding M56 family metallopeptidase yields the protein MLVSLVLLLLGALAAVVAPRLVSRADWPEREPVVALWVWQCVVAAVLLCFALSMTFSAAAAWQLVRGHVFAPAPHGVVEAYALGANDPWSAVLAVVLACGGLWTGAMLTREIHWARVRGKRRRTELLVRAPLMPGEEPGSEPLVVLEGVRPDVWWLPGAAPQLVVTTAALRRLKGRQLDAVLAHEQGHAQARHDWLLHCSAALANGFPQIPVFAAFRGEMHRLVELAADDVASRRFGRLTIALALVELNEDRGVFGPCPTPDAQLPQRVNRLLTPVPRLTAGRRLRLTAAAALVPVIPLLVAFVPALRALG
- a CDS encoding glycerophosphodiester phosphodiesterase family protein, which translates into the protein MGVEPENTLRSFVRAEQAGMDAIELDLHLTKDGALAVMHDADVDRTTDGKGPIADKTLAELRELDAGSGERVPVFEEVLDAVRAPLQAEIKDVAAARALAEVMLSRDLVHRVEVSSFHDDAVAEIAGLVPGVRTVLIAGRWGADVVDRAKAVGAASLALNIRRLTLETVEHAHGEGLQVIGWVVNTQEHLRLVRALELDGATTDFPEIRRTGRFTA
- a CDS encoding DUF5134 domain-containing protein, with the translated sequence MHGPAMSGWLLVALCGGTGAYCLVRMRSCSGEAREAAGGEALMGWGMAAMAVPAAVFAPPSWGWVVYAVVFGAAALRALWPARRGAHHLHHVVGSLAMVYMAVAMTSGAGHPGHAAAGIPLLTGGLLVYYAVYVLRSGVRLMPVPSPPGGAATVSWSARPELAPACRLAMGLAMLAMLLAL
- a CDS encoding SDR family NAD(P)-dependent oxidoreductase; this translates as MNGNSSSRLEGAVVAVAGAAGPAGRAALLRLAEAGATVVASDADPGRLAEAVDAARYAHGGATVTGDTVDLLDLNATREWADKTEKEFGRIDGLVHLVGGWRGGATFAETDLADWQLLEKLLIRTVQHTSLAFHDGLLRSDRGRFVLISAAGASKPTAGNAAYSASKAAAEAWTLALADSFRKAGGEEGPKAAAAILVVKALVHDAMRAERPNAKFAGFTDVTELAEAIAGVWDRPAREANGQRLWLTPKP
- a CDS encoding VOC family protein; this encodes MVHVLSSRILLRPTDPERSRRFYGQTLGLPVYREFGTGPERGTVYFLGGGFLEVSGRSKAPAATGPELWLQVEDAAAVHAELSARDVEMLRPPRREPWGLIEMWIADPDGHRIAIVEVPADHPLRYRP
- a CDS encoding phosphatase PAP2 family protein — protein: MHFPRSAPPTPPEQTRVGVAARTGALLAALSAVLLTLVAVSWSPLVSFDRTVADGLHGWAVTEPGLTRVNLVLTDWVWDPWTMRALTAAAVLWLWWLREWLLAVWVAVTSAVGTFVQQGLKSAVGRERPQWPDPVDSAHYAAFPSGHAMTAMVSCTLLLWLLRRHGGEGRLWHWSIAAAVVSVVGVGLTRLYLGVHWPSDVVGGWLLGACWAALSIAAYERVVLSRQR
- a CDS encoding GNAT family N-acetyltransferase — protein: MDTAPARDSGELTYRDAIEADVPALVPLIESAYRGDASRTGWTTEADILDGQRTDPEGVLEVINAAGSTLLIVERDGEPIACCQLEHRGESVYFGMFAVRPELQGGGLGRRIITEAERTARERWGAREMHMTVISVRDELIAWYERRGYRRTGKLSPFPYGDERFGIPQRDDLAFELLVKELS